In Halorientalis sp. LT38, a genomic segment contains:
- the meaB gene encoding methylmalonyl Co-A mutase-associated GTPase MeaB: protein MKSLVDDLLDGDHRALARTISLIEDRTPGYRDLVSQLHEHTGHADVIGITGSPGAGKSTLVDKMAEAYRDRGLTVGVIAIDPSSPFTGGAVLGDRIRMASNTGDMDVFFRSMSARGTLGGLSTATTDAVKALDAFGKDKIIIETVGAGQNEVDIVRTADTVTVLVPPASGDDVQMLKAGILEIADLFVVNKADLDGANRTVQELREMIEMRRDELAVATGHHGAVEKTGDDAAAELEAGEADDADDPSWTPPIVETVAKRGDGLEELLSVLEDHREYLVESGQLEAKARERYAAEIRTLLREDAADLLSEEIDARGGIEAFVDQVVDRETDPYEVVDDLLAPIEECVREQR from the coding sequence ATGAAATCGCTCGTCGACGACCTGCTCGACGGCGACCACCGCGCGCTGGCGCGGACGATCAGTCTCATCGAGGACCGCACGCCCGGCTACCGCGACCTCGTCTCCCAGTTGCACGAACACACGGGCCACGCGGACGTGATCGGGATCACCGGCAGCCCCGGCGCGGGCAAGTCCACCCTCGTGGACAAGATGGCCGAGGCCTACCGCGACCGCGGGCTGACGGTCGGCGTCATCGCCATCGACCCGTCCTCGCCGTTCACCGGCGGCGCGGTCCTCGGGGATCGCATCCGGATGGCCTCGAACACGGGCGACATGGACGTGTTCTTCCGGTCGATGTCGGCCCGCGGGACCCTCGGCGGCCTCTCGACGGCCACGACGGACGCCGTGAAAGCGCTGGACGCCTTCGGGAAGGACAAGATCATCATCGAGACGGTCGGCGCGGGGCAAAACGAGGTGGACATCGTCCGGACGGCCGACACGGTGACCGTCCTGGTCCCGCCGGCCAGCGGCGACGACGTGCAGATGCTCAAGGCCGGCATCCTCGAGATCGCCGATCTGTTCGTCGTCAACAAGGCCGACCTGGACGGGGCAAACAGGACGGTGCAGGAACTCCGCGAGATGATCGAGATGCGCCGGGACGAACTCGCCGTCGCCACCGGCCACCACGGCGCGGTCGAGAAGACGGGCGACGACGCCGCGGCCGAACTGGAGGCCGGGGAGGCCGACGATGCGGACGACCCCTCGTGGACGCCGCCGATCGTCGAGACGGTCGCCAAGCGCGGCGACGGGCTGGAAGAACTCCTCTCGGTCCTCGAGGACCACCGGGAGTACCTCGTCGAGTCGGGGCAACTGGAGGCGAAGGCCCGCGAGCGCTACGCCGCGGAGATCAGGACGCTGCTGCGCGAGGACGCTGCCGACCTGCTGTCCGAGGAGATCGACGCTCGCGGCGGGATCGAGGCGTTCGTCGACCAGGTGGTCGACCGCGAGACCGACCCCTACGAGGTCGTAGACGACCTCCTCGCACCGATCGAGGAGTGCGTGCGCGAGCAGCGATAA
- a CDS encoding alpha/beta fold hydrolase, translating to MKLRTVAAAVAGGIGLTAAVNRSLSRSAGALEPPLDLEPRTYRWRGFEIGYTEAGDPEDPDLLLLHGINASGSSHEFRAIVDDLAEDHHVVAPDLPGFGLSDRPPLLYSGSLYTTFVEDAAADLTDDPIVVASSLAGAYAAVAAESTPVSELILVCPTATTFQGRRPLVRSVVRSPLVGTAIYNLATSKRAIRHFTTDHGYYDADNVTDDLVDYLWRTAHQPGARFAPASFFGGFLDIDVDLGDVLRDLDVPVTLIWGRQASVTPLEGGEALAKHANVRLLVFDQSDVQPHVEHPKQFAHRVVRGEEPGEATSIEIEVPDEAEE from the coding sequence ATGAAATTGCGCACCGTCGCGGCTGCGGTCGCGGGCGGCATCGGGCTGACGGCTGCCGTGAATCGGTCCCTCTCGCGCAGCGCGGGCGCGCTCGAGCCGCCCCTCGACCTCGAACCCAGAACCTACCGCTGGCGCGGCTTCGAGATCGGCTACACCGAGGCCGGGGACCCCGAGGACCCCGACCTCCTGCTCCTCCACGGGATCAACGCCTCCGGATCCAGCCACGAGTTCCGCGCCATCGTCGACGACCTCGCCGAAGACCACCACGTCGTCGCACCCGACCTGCCCGGGTTCGGGCTGTCCGATCGACCGCCGCTGCTCTACTCGGGATCGCTGTACACCACCTTCGTCGAGGACGCCGCGGCGGACCTGACCGACGACCCCATCGTCGTCGCGTCGTCGCTCGCGGGCGCCTACGCCGCCGTGGCTGCCGAGTCGACCCCCGTCTCGGAGCTGATCCTGGTCTGTCCCACCGCGACGACCTTCCAGGGACGCCGCCCGCTGGTCAGGTCGGTCGTCCGGAGCCCGCTGGTCGGCACCGCGATCTACAACCTGGCGACGAGCAAGCGCGCGATCCGACACTTCACCACGGATCACGGCTACTACGACGCCGACAACGTCACGGACGATCTGGTCGACTACCTGTGGCGGACCGCCCATCAGCCCGGCGCGCGGTTCGCGCCGGCTTCCTTCTTCGGCGGCTTCCTCGACATCGACGTCGACCTCGGGGACGTCCTTCGCGACCTCGACGTGCCCGTGACGCTGATCTGGGGTCGCCAGGCCAGCGTGACGCCGCTCGAAGGGGGCGAGGCGCTGGCGAAGCACGCGAACGTGCGTTTACTCGTGTTCGATCAGTCCGACGTCCAGCCCCACGTCGAGCACCCCAAGCAGTTCGCCCACCGGGTGGTCAGGGGCGAGGAACCGGGCGAGGCGACGAGTATCGAGATCGAAGTGCCGGACGAAGCGGAGGAGTAG
- a CDS encoding nitrous oxide reductase accessory protein NosL, with protein sequence MCDNHVQSAAGSDETDGYLRRTVLGGMGAVGVAALAGCSGIREGDGDGTADVPAAVTLTADDGCEVCGMVIPNHPGPSAEIFYPDERPEGHDNPARFDSTWEAFQYDFEKQEEGWERSVVYVTDYSSVDYQVSTGDGQPVISTHPEASAFARAATVTFVADSEVEGAMGRDLIAFGDEADASSFRDEYGGQLVTVEEVTSRLIQQLGR encoded by the coding sequence ATGTGTGATAATCATGTACAGTCGGCGGCGGGGTCGGACGAAACCGATGGGTACCTGCGGCGGACGGTCCTCGGGGGAATGGGTGCCGTCGGCGTGGCGGCACTGGCGGGCTGTTCGGGGATTCGGGAGGGAGACGGCGACGGAACGGCGGACGTGCCGGCGGCGGTGACGCTGACCGCGGACGACGGTTGCGAGGTCTGCGGGATGGTGATTCCGAACCATCCCGGGCCGTCGGCGGAGATATTCTACCCGGACGAACGACCCGAGGGACACGACAACCCGGCGCGCTTCGACAGCACCTGGGAGGCGTTCCAGTACGACTTCGAGAAGCAGGAGGAGGGCTGGGAGCGGTCGGTCGTGTACGTCACGGACTACTCGTCGGTCGACTATCAGGTGTCGACGGGGGACGGGCAACCGGTGATATCGACCCATCCCGAGGCCTCGGCGTTCGCGCGGGCCGCGACGGTGACGTTCGTCGCCGACTCGGAAGTCGAGGGAGCGATGGGCAGGGACCTGATCGCGTTCGGCGACGAGGCCGACGCCTCGTCGTTTCGCGACGAGTACGGTGGCCAGCTCGTCACCGTCGAGGAGGTAACGTCGCGGCTGATCCAGCAGCTCGGGCGATGA
- a CDS encoding Zn-ribbon domain-containing OB-fold protein, translating to MSDEVRDDGFDDLLDAVADGEGFYVECDEGHGSLPPRLACPQCGSQELSEEPLPESGEIVTYTIVAVPTPQFADDAPYVTAVVDFGPVSVTGQVRGVDPEDVETGQVVGIDVDETVTSGDRLLVFERR from the coding sequence ATGAGCGACGAGGTCCGCGACGACGGCTTCGACGACCTGCTGGACGCCGTCGCCGACGGCGAGGGCTTCTACGTCGAGTGCGACGAAGGCCACGGATCGCTCCCGCCCCGACTCGCCTGCCCGCAGTGTGGCTCGCAGGAACTCTCCGAGGAACCCCTGCCCGAATCCGGCGAGATCGTGACCTACACGATCGTCGCCGTCCCGACGCCGCAGTTCGCCGACGACGCGCCCTACGTCACCGCGGTCGTCGACTTCGGCCCCGTCTCCGTCACCGGCCAGGTCCGGGGCGTCGACCCAGAGGACGTCGAGACCGGCCAGGTCGTCGGCATCGACGTCGACGAGACCGTGACGAGCGGCGATCGCCTGCTCGTCTTCGAGCGGCGCTAG
- a CDS encoding NosD domain-containing protein — protein MIDVRYVLAALAFVVLLTATGFAVDPDAGRDVEPVSFDETLTMGMTGVDVQEARARNLSIPQGEVFFSRYEYVVGYYGIDSVVAHLQDSRTTQQFGEPAGVLVSDYVGNDPALNEQDFLIERNSIAGGWVSAREAWFVVDSRARTPGGPAVVPFSERAAAQSFADRYDGRVLDWEAVRDRRVDRPSPTTRMDRITENRSEWADRQVSTTESLRERPVSVVVGEDAPTLAAAVERAPANTTVRLPPGTYDGNVTVDKPLTLAGAGPETHVRGRFSGTVITATAPRVAVTDLRISGTGSTGARSLANVSGGEWDQFIRVAYGRGDAAIQFENGTGSLVAGVEIRTRANGVLVRGGRGLVVRDSRIVGPGEWEDGFMGVLAMFDPVVVQNVTFEGGRDAVYTHRAHGVVVRDSRMTDLRYGVHEMYTSRALVRNNSIRGTRTGVIVMTRPHLNVLRGNDVRESDAGLIVAGSASFVTDNVLTDNGVGIGIGAPRSYLSRNVVADNGIGIRDDLLLPSLTVTENDVVGNGRQVDADMGPFRVYTAAGRGNYWGRLPGVAEDGTIDAAYRPTGAVDATVLSAEGGLTLRESPAVALLRSVQDRLPGLRTSGVLDTAPLAEPVRPNTLERVNGSEP, from the coding sequence ATGATCGACGTCAGATACGTCCTCGCCGCACTGGCGTTCGTCGTGCTCCTGACCGCGACCGGATTCGCGGTCGACCCCGACGCCGGTCGGGACGTCGAACCGGTGTCGTTCGACGAGACGCTCACGATGGGCATGACCGGCGTCGACGTGCAGGAGGCGCGGGCCCGGAACCTCTCGATTCCGCAGGGAGAGGTGTTTTTCTCCCGGTACGAGTACGTCGTCGGCTACTACGGCATCGACAGCGTGGTGGCACACCTCCAGGACTCGCGGACGACCCAGCAGTTCGGCGAACCGGCGGGCGTCCTCGTCTCGGACTACGTGGGGAACGACCCGGCGCTGAACGAACAGGACTTCCTGATCGAGCGAAACAGCATCGCGGGCGGCTGGGTGTCTGCCCGGGAGGCGTGGTTCGTCGTCGACAGCCGTGCCCGGACGCCCGGCGGGCCGGCCGTCGTCCCGTTCAGCGAGCGGGCGGCGGCCCAGTCGTTCGCCGACCGGTACGACGGGCGCGTGCTGGACTGGGAGGCGGTCCGGGACCGGCGGGTCGACCGGCCGTCGCCGACGACGCGGATGGACCGGATCACGGAAAACCGGAGCGAGTGGGCCGACCGGCAGGTCTCGACGACCGAGTCGCTCCGTGAGCGCCCCGTCTCCGTCGTCGTGGGCGAGGACGCTCCCACGCTCGCGGCGGCCGTCGAGCGCGCTCCCGCGAACACCACCGTCCGCCTGCCGCCGGGCACCTACGACGGCAACGTCACCGTCGACAAACCGCTGACGCTGGCAGGGGCCGGGCCGGAGACCCACGTCCGCGGTCGCTTCTCGGGGACCGTCATCACGGCCACGGCCCCGCGCGTGGCCGTCACCGACCTCCGGATCAGCGGCACCGGGTCGACAGGGGCCAGGTCCCTCGCGAACGTCTCCGGCGGCGAGTGGGACCAGTTCATCCGCGTGGCCTACGGCCGTGGTGACGCGGCGATCCAGTTCGAGAACGGCACGGGGTCGCTCGTGGCGGGCGTCGAGATCCGGACGCGCGCGAACGGCGTCCTCGTCCGCGGGGGTCGCGGACTCGTCGTTCGGGACTCGCGGATCGTCGGCCCCGGGGAATGGGAGGACGGGTTCATGGGCGTGCTGGCGATGTTCGACCCCGTCGTCGTCCAGAACGTGACCTTCGAGGGGGGCCGCGACGCGGTGTACACCCACCGGGCCCACGGCGTCGTCGTCAGGGACTCGCGGATGACCGACCTCCGGTACGGCGTCCACGAGATGTACACGTCTCGCGCGCTGGTCCGGAACAATTCGATCCGGGGCACGCGGACCGGCGTGATCGTGATGACGCGCCCCCACCTGAACGTGCTCCGCGGAAACGACGTCCGCGAGAGCGACGCGGGCCTGATCGTCGCCGGCAGCGCGTCCTTCGTCACCGACAACGTGCTCACCGACAACGGCGTCGGGATCGGGATCGGCGCGCCCCGGTCGTACCTCTCCCGCAACGTCGTCGCCGACAACGGGATCGGGATCAGGGACGACCTCCTCCTCCCGTCGTTGACGGTCACCGAAAACGACGTGGTCGGGAACGGCCGGCAGGTCGACGCCGACATGGGCCCGTTCCGCGTCTACACCGCGGCCGGCCGCGGGAACTACTGGGGGCGGCTGCCGGGGGTCGCGGAGGACGGGACCATCGACGCCGCGTACCGCCCGACCGGTGCCGTCGACGCGACAGTCCTCTCCGCCGAAGGCGGTCTGACCCTCCGGGAGTCACCGGCGGTGGCCCTGCTGCGGTCCGTGCAGGACCGACTGCCGGGGCTCCGGACCAGCGGCGTCCTCGACACCGCACCGCTCGCCGAACCAGTTCGGCCGAACACGCTCGAACGCGTCAACGGGAGCGAGCCATGA
- a CDS encoding thiolase C-terminal domain-containing protein: MSDPRVAGVGLTHFGKRPERTGREMFADAGLAALDDAGIDPDDVEALFYGNFMGELAEHQGHQAPLMAEAVGLDVPATRYESACASSGAALRDAVLRVRNGEADVVLVGGSERMTNIGTAAATDALSIAADDLYEIRAGITFPGAYALMARAYFEEFGGSREDLAEIAVKNHEHALPNEYAQMQQEITTEDALDAPTIADPLGLYDSCPITDGATAAVVTSEEYAEEHGLDAQVAITGTGQGGDKMALHDRQYLSRTPATEDAATEAYADAGIEAADVEFLEVHDCFTIAEVLALEGLGCYEPGDAIGAAGRGETTRHGDLPVNLSGGLKAKGHPVGATGVAQLISITKLLEGRHPRSDAVSDASTAVAHNAGGTVASATVHVLEEVGR; the protein is encoded by the coding sequence ATGTCTGACCCACGCGTAGCCGGCGTCGGCCTTACCCACTTCGGCAAGCGCCCGGAGCGAACCGGGCGCGAGATGTTCGCCGACGCGGGACTGGCCGCGCTCGACGACGCCGGGATCGACCCCGACGACGTCGAGGCACTCTTCTACGGGAATTTCATGGGCGAACTGGCCGAACACCAGGGCCACCAGGCCCCGCTGATGGCCGAGGCCGTCGGTCTCGACGTCCCGGCGACGCGCTACGAATCCGCTTGCGCGTCCAGCGGGGCGGCCCTCCGCGACGCCGTCCTGCGAGTCCGTAACGGCGAAGCCGACGTCGTCCTCGTCGGCGGCTCCGAACGGATGACCAATATCGGGACGGCCGCCGCCACCGACGCGCTCTCCATCGCCGCCGACGACCTCTACGAGATCCGCGCCGGCATTACCTTCCCCGGCGCGTACGCGCTGATGGCCCGCGCCTACTTCGAGGAGTTCGGCGGGTCCCGCGAAGACCTCGCCGAGATCGCGGTCAAGAACCACGAACACGCCCTCCCCAACGAGTACGCACAGATGCAACAGGAGATCACCACCGAGGACGCCCTCGACGCCCCGACCATCGCCGACCCCCTGGGGCTGTACGACTCCTGTCCGATCACCGACGGCGCCACCGCAGCCGTCGTCACCAGCGAGGAGTACGCCGAAGAACACGGTCTGGACGCTCAGGTGGCGATCACCGGCACCGGGCAGGGCGGCGACAAGATGGCCCTGCACGACCGTCAGTACCTCTCGCGGACGCCCGCCACCGAGGACGCGGCGACGGAGGCCTACGCCGACGCCGGCATCGAGGCCGCCGACGTGGAGTTCCTCGAGGTCCACGACTGCTTCACCATCGCGGAGGTCCTCGCCCTCGAAGGCCTCGGCTGCTACGAGCCCGGCGACGCCATCGGGGCCGCCGGCCGCGGCGAGACGACGCGGCACGGCGACCTCCCGGTCAACCTCTCGGGCGGGCTGAAGGCCAAGGGCCACCCCGTCGGCGCGACTGGCGTCGCCCAGCTCATCTCGATCACGAAACTGCTGGAGGGGCGCCATCCCCGCTCCGACGCCGTCTCGGACGCGAGCACGGCCGTCGCCCACAACGCGGGTGGCACCGTCGCGAGTGCTACCGTCCACGTCTTAGAGGAGGTGGGCCGATGA
- a CDS encoding ABC transporter ATP-binding protein — translation MTEPALAVEDLTVAFGDVTAVDSVSFTAAPETVTCLVGPNGSGKTTLIRAVADLVASDGGTVEHAESTSRSVGYLPQAPAFRPQFTVAETLQFYADLTGGEVDVEATVDRVGLGGVPDRRIDALSGGMTRLLGIAQATVGDPPLVLLDEPSSGLDPMMTRHVGDVITDLAVDGSAVLVTSHDLTTVDRIADQVLVLDRGRVVAADSPAALRQETGTDSLESALTELVAVESGTVLTRTGTEGDT, via the coding sequence ATGACGGAGCCGGCGCTCGCCGTCGAGGACCTGACGGTCGCCTTCGGCGACGTGACCGCCGTGGACTCGGTCTCGTTCACCGCCGCGCCCGAGACCGTCACGTGTCTCGTCGGGCCAAACGGGTCGGGGAAGACGACCCTGATCAGGGCCGTCGCGGACCTGGTCGCGTCCGACGGCGGCACCGTCGAGCACGCCGAGAGCACGTCGCGCTCGGTCGGGTACCTCCCACAGGCCCCGGCGTTCAGGCCCCAGTTCACGGTCGCGGAGACGCTGCAGTTCTACGCCGACCTGACCGGCGGCGAGGTCGACGTCGAGGCGACCGTCGACCGGGTCGGCCTCGGCGGCGTCCCGGACCGCCGGATCGACGCGCTCTCGGGCGGCATGACGCGGCTCCTGGGTATCGCACAGGCGACCGTCGGCGATCCCCCGCTGGTGTTACTCGACGAGCCATCGAGCGGTCTGGACCCGATGATGACGCGCCACGTCGGGGACGTGATCACGGACCTCGCCGTGGACGGGTCGGCGGTCCTGGTGACGAGCCACGACCTGACCACCGTCGACCGGATCGCGGATCAGGTCCTCGTGCTGGACCGCGGCCGCGTGGTCGCCGCGGACAGTCCGGCGGCCCTGCGGCAGGAGACCGGGACGGACAGCCTGGAATCGGCGCTGACGGAACTCGTCGCGGTCGAGTCGGGGACCGTCCTGACGCGGACCGGCACGGAGGGCGACACATGA
- a CDS encoding ABC transporter permease subunit, with product MSGARDALVVAQREFATLLRTPTVLVLALGFLTVVVGFTVASGAGGYLPLILDLIAPVELLVPLLAFAFGYRAIRSDADRGELETIQTYPVSRVAFVGGVFLGRLAGLLPVVLVTLGIAGGVVAFSPGEQVSVIVSHGTIDGPALFLRFVTLTAVFTAVALAVAVAVSAVARSAREALAVAVALVIALVLGFDATLVAGLSGGLIDPGSLDTLTALSPNSAYRGLVYTLAVGDVYTRSAPTPSLVAGATGLTLWLVGALGIAVARVWEN from the coding sequence ATGAGCGGAGCGCGCGACGCGCTGGTCGTCGCCCAGCGGGAGTTCGCGACGCTGCTCCGGACGCCGACCGTGCTCGTCCTGGCGCTTGGGTTCCTGACGGTCGTGGTCGGCTTCACCGTCGCGTCGGGGGCCGGCGGGTACCTCCCCCTGATTCTCGACCTGATCGCGCCGGTCGAGCTGCTCGTCCCCCTGCTGGCCTTCGCGTTCGGATATCGCGCGATCAGGTCCGACGCCGACCGCGGCGAACTGGAGACCATCCAGACCTACCCGGTGAGCCGCGTCGCCTTCGTCGGCGGCGTCTTCCTCGGCCGGCTGGCCGGGCTCCTCCCGGTCGTCCTCGTGACCCTCGGGATCGCCGGCGGCGTGGTCGCGTTCAGCCCCGGCGAACAGGTCTCGGTCATCGTCAGCCACGGGACCATCGACGGCCCCGCGCTGTTCCTGCGGTTCGTGACGCTGACGGCGGTCTTCACCGCGGTCGCGCTGGCCGTCGCCGTCGCGGTCTCCGCGGTCGCCCGGTCGGCCCGCGAGGCCCTGGCCGTCGCCGTCGCGCTCGTCATCGCCCTCGTGCTGGGCTTCGACGCCACGCTCGTCGCGGGGCTGTCCGGCGGGCTGATCGACCCGGGGTCGCTCGACACGCTGACGGCGCTGAGTCCCAACAGCGCCTACCGCGGCCTCGTCTACACGCTGGCGGTGGGCGACGTCTACACGCGGAGTGCGCCGACCCCGTCGCTGGTGGCCGGCGCGACCGGCCTGACGCTGTGGCTGGTCGGCGCGCTGGGCATCGCGGTGGCACGCGTCTGGGAGAACTGA